CAGAACTAGACCTCGAAAACTTCTCCGTTGGTCGCCCCGTAACCGTCCGTTTAGACGCATATCCCACCCAAACCTTTAGCGGAGTCGTTTCCACCATTTCCCCCGCCGCCGATGCCGACGTAAGGCAAATTCCCGTAGAAATAACCCTCGATACCAATAGCCTATCCATCAATAGCGGTTTACTGGCCCGAGTTTCCCTCGCCGACAATCGCACTCCTCCCATCGTCATTCCCCAAAATGCCCTAGAAGTAGGCGGAAATGATGAGAATAACCCCACCGTATTCGTTTTAAATGATAATGGTAGTCAACCCTCAGTAATAGCCCGTCCCATCGTTATCGGTGATAATCGTAACGGCAGAGTCGAAGTTACTCAAGGTTTACAGGAATCAGATCGCCTAATTATCAGAAGTAGTCAACCCCTACAAGATGGACAAAATGTTAGCCTCAGTATTATTTCCGATAACTAGCAACTAGGGTAAATTTGTCAATGTAGGATTATCTTTTAGAATTATTATAAAAAAAAAGGGAAGCGATGAAAATATTAGAAGTACAAGATTTAGAAGTAACATTTTTTGACGATGACAATCAACCATCCATCGCCGTCAATAAAATTAACTTCGACCTAGAAGCGGGAAAAACCCTCGGCATTGTTGGTGAATCAGGATCAGGAAAATCCGTCACCTCCTTAGCTGTTATGGGTTTAATTGCAGGGAATGGTAAAACCCACGGACAAATCTGGTATCAAGATAATACAGAATCATCCCCCATTGACTTACAAAGTTTGAGCGAAGAAGAAAGAAGGGAATATCGAGGGGGTAAAATTGCCATGATTTTCCAAGAACCCATGAGTTCTCTCAATCCCTTATATAACATTGGTTTTCAGATCACCGAAGCCATCTTACAACATCAACAAATATCCGAAAGTGAAGCCAGACGACAGGCGATCGCCCTTTTACAAGAAGTAAAATTATTAGCAGACGATCAAACCCTTACCCAAGAATTTTACACCGAAACCAATAATATCAACCCCTCACCAACAGAAGTTAATCAATACATAAATCAGAGAAAAAGGGAAATTCTTAAACGCTATCCCCACGAAATGAGTGGGGGGCAACTGCAAAGGGTAATGATTGCCATGGCAATCTCCTGTAATCCCCGTATTATCATTGCTGACGAACCCACCACAGCCCTTGATGTCACCGTCCAAGCCACCATTTTAGAACTTTTAAAAGAATTAGCCCAAACCCGTCAAATGTCCGTCATTTTCATCACCCATGATTTGGCGGTGGTTGCCAATATTGCCGACTCCTTGGCGGTAATGTATCAGGGAAAAATTTTGGAATATGGCAAAGCACAAGATGTGTTATTAAATCCCCAAAGTCCTTATACAAAAGGTTTACTTGCCTGTCGTCCCCGTTTGGATGAAGATCGAGAATATTTGCCCACGGTGGCTTGTTTGATGGCCAATGATGGGGAAATTCCCGAGATTAATTTACCCCCCAAGGAAGTTAATTTGAATAAGCCTTTAATTGCCGTGGAAAATTTAATTGTTGGTTTTCGCAAACCCGGGATTTTTTCTTGGGGCATAAAACCAGCGGACTATTTTTGGGCGGTGGATGATGTCAGTTTTCAGGTGTTTGGGGGAGAAACGTTGGGCTTGGTGGGGGAGTCGGGTTGTGGTAAATCAACTTTGGCAAGGACGTTATTACGATTAATTAATCCCATTTCAGGCAAAATAGAGTTTATGGGTCAAGATTTAGCTAAATATAAAAAAAATGATCCTCGTTTACGTAAGTTGCGCCGAGAATTACAAATTGTTTTTCAAAATCCTTACAATTCCCTTAACCCTCGCATGAGCATCGGTAAGACAATTATTGAACCCATGGAAATTCATAAGATGGGCGGTAATAGTCGTAAACGCAAAGAAAGGGTTGCCTATTTGCTAGAAAGGGTGGGGTTATCTCCTGATTGGTTTAATCGTTATCCCCATGAATTATCGGGGGGGCAACGCCAGAGGGTATGTATTGCCAAGGCTTTGGCTCTTAATCCTCAGTTGATTATTTGTGATGAGTCGGTATCGGCGTTAGATGTTTCTATTCAAGCTCAGGTTTTGAATTTACTTAAGGAGTTACAACGGGATTTTGGTTTAACTTATATTTTCATTTCCCATGATTTGAGTGTGGTTAAGTTTATGAGCGATCGCATCATGGTTATGAACAAAGGTAAAATAGAAGAAATTGCCACCACAGAACAAATTATTAACCATCCTCAACGGGATTACACCAAAAAGTTAATTGCTTCTATCCCTAAATTTCCTACCTTGGCTTAATCTTTCTTCGTTAAAATGCCAATAAACCATGAGAGCATAGGATAACAGAACGATTAATCTTTTATGTTTTTGCCCTTAATCCTCAATACTTTCGACTTTTTTGCGTATTGGTGATATTTTTTTTCATAAAGGTAATTATCCATTGTCAATTATCCATTAATATCTCATGTCAAATTTAGAAGAACTAATCAACGCCATTCAGATAGAAGCCCAAAGTGCTGATTTTCCCTTAGATATTCCCGTTTATGAATCTGCCCAAAAAAATCCCACTAAGCCTATTCTCTACTATGGCAACCTAAAAAGTAACGTTTGCTTTTTCGGACGGGATTTAGGGCGCGATGAAGTCATAGCAGGACAACCTTTGATCGGGGCTTCTGGTACATTGGTTCGCCAAGGTTTTTATCAAGCTATTTATAAAGAGAGTACCAATGACAAAGATAAATTAATGGCTGTGTGCGATCGCCTCTTATTAACAAACACAGTACCTTATAAACCCCCAGAAAACAAAGCCTATGGAGTAAGAGTAAAAAGAAGATTTCGCCCTTTCATAGAACAATTATTAACCATTCATTGGCAAGGAAATCATATTATCACCCTCGGCACAGAAGCATTTAAATGGTTTGAACCCTATACCGATAAAGAAACATTTAATCAATTTTGGGCAGATAAAGATCATCGTTATCAAAAAAGTATTCAAGTCACACTAAATGCCACCGATAATCAAGGAAATCTAGTCAAGAAACAAACCCTCATATCTCCCCTTCCCCATCCTTCCCCCCTCAACCAACGCTATTATCGACTATTCCCCGGAATGTTACAAGCAAGATTAGCCAACCTAGAATTTTAAATTGACAATGAACAATTGACAATTAATAACTGATGTTACCTACTCATATTTTTTAGCAGGTGGGGTGGTTAAAAATATGAAAAGTTTTTACGAGGTTATTGAGGAAGTGAAAATAAGACCATTAATTAATGTAGAATTGTTCTAAATTTTTGAACCTGATACCTGATACTTAACACCTCAAACCAAGAACTACTCCTCATCTCCCCTCCTCCTAATCCCCCATCACCTCACTTTTGATCAAAACCTAATAATTATTCTGCCAGACCTTCTCTTAATTAAGCTAAAATTAGTGTAGATCTTAGGATTATCAACACTTATTAATCATTTAATATTGAAAGTTGTAAGTATAGATACTTATAAAAAATAAAGAGGTAGATTACATGACTCAGATTTCTCCCCAATCCTCCAATCAAAAAGAAAACAACAATAATAACCATTTATCATCCCCCTCACCACCAGAAAACCCCACAAAAATGTCTCCACTCTCAGATTCATCCCAAGGGTTAATCAAATGGTGGCAAAGTAAAAACCTCAGATTCAAAGCCTCATCCATTGCCACAACCTTGACTATATTACCCATCGTAATCGTAGGTAGCATCATTGGAGGAACAGTAAATCAAGCATTTAAGGGAGAAATCACCGAAGTACAAAAAGAAGAAGCCCAAATTATTGGTCAAGACATCAACCTAATCATTGCCGATCGTTTTGCCCAAGCCCAAGGTATGGCTCAAGTTTTACCATCCCTAGCCGCTTATCAACAAAGAAATCAAGCAGAATTACAAGCCCAATTAAGTAATTTTCAACAATTATATAAATATTTTGATACCATTGCCGTATTCGATGCTCAGGGAAACGCCCTAGCCGAAAGTAGTGGTCGCGCCATGCCCAATCACTTCCAAAGAACCTACATTCAACAAGCAAGGGAAGTCAGAGGGGCGATCGTCAGTCAACCCATTATCTCCGAATGGGATGGTAACTATGGAATATATTTCGCCTCCGCCCTATTAGATCCTAGCACCAATGAAATTACTGGATATTTAAGGGCAAGAGTTCCCGTAGAAGAACTACAAAGATTTATTGCCAAAACAGAAAGCTACGAAACTACCGGAGAAAATATTTATCTTGTCGATGGTAACAATCAAATATTTCTTTCATCAGATACCATCTATTCTACCAACATAACCACTACCGGGCAAACCGATGCACCAAGCACCTTTGAAAGTGTCAGAACCGTTGAACAAGTTTTCCCTAGCCTAGCATTACAAGAAGACTCCCAGCTAGAAGTTACCACCATAGAAGATCAAAACCAACTAACCCAAACCAA
This window of the Cyanobacterium stanieri LEGE 03274 genome carries:
- a CDS encoding ABC transporter ATP-binding protein; translated protein: MKILEVQDLEVTFFDDDNQPSIAVNKINFDLEAGKTLGIVGESGSGKSVTSLAVMGLIAGNGKTHGQIWYQDNTESSPIDLQSLSEEERREYRGGKIAMIFQEPMSSLNPLYNIGFQITEAILQHQQISESEARRQAIALLQEVKLLADDQTLTQEFYTETNNINPSPTEVNQYINQRKREILKRYPHEMSGGQLQRVMIAMAISCNPRIIIADEPTTALDVTVQATILELLKELAQTRQMSVIFITHDLAVVANIADSLAVMYQGKILEYGKAQDVLLNPQSPYTKGLLACRPRLDEDREYLPTVACLMANDGEIPEINLPPKEVNLNKPLIAVENLIVGFRKPGIFSWGIKPADYFWAVDDVSFQVFGGETLGLVGESGCGKSTLARTLLRLINPISGKIEFMGQDLAKYKKNDPRLRKLRRELQIVFQNPYNSLNPRMSIGKTIIEPMEIHKMGGNSRKRKERVAYLLERVGLSPDWFNRYPHELSGGQRQRVCIAKALALNPQLIICDESVSALDVSIQAQVLNLLKELQRDFGLTYIFISHDLSVVKFMSDRIMVMNKGKIEEIATTEQIINHPQRDYTKKLIASIPKFPTLA
- a CDS encoding uracil-DNA glycosylase family protein — translated: MSNLEELINAIQIEAQSADFPLDIPVYESAQKNPTKPILYYGNLKSNVCFFGRDLGRDEVIAGQPLIGASGTLVRQGFYQAIYKESTNDKDKLMAVCDRLLLTNTVPYKPPENKAYGVRVKRRFRPFIEQLLTIHWQGNHIITLGTEAFKWFEPYTDKETFNQFWADKDHRYQKSIQVTLNATDNQGNLVKKQTLISPLPHPSPLNQRYYRLFPGMLQARLANLEF